The nucleotide sequence AAGGAGATAAAGTTTTGATAATGAGATTAGACCTACCACCAACAACATTAAGAATTTGTGGTTTTGGGGAAGTTATTGGCTTTGAAGATGTGGAAGTTAAAAAGATAGTTGTAAAAGAAGGAAAAGTGGTTAAGAAAAAAGATAAAATTTATATTGAAGGATTAGCTTCTTCTAAATCATCTGGAGAAAAACTTATTGGAGAAAAAGTTTATGTTCCAGATAAAAATGTGTGGGGAATTATAAGAAAGACGTTTGGGACTAAAGGCTTTTTGATTGTTGAATTTAACGGAGAGGTTAGTGGGGGAGAAAGAGCTATATTAAAAAGAGTTAGAAAATGGGGATAACAAACCGTATCTTTTATATACTCAAGACAACAAAATAGATTTTACCGTTAAATTTATCTTAACTTCCAAATGTCCTGGTGAGAACTGTGTATGTAGTTGATTTGCCATACAAAAAATTAGGTGTAGAGTGTGATGGAAAAACAGTGATTTTTAAAATGAAATCTAAGGATGTTGAGGAAAGTATAAAAATGAATTTTGAATCAGCCGCTTTATTAAAAATTTTAATGGAACAGAGTGCATTAGTGGCAGAGAAAATAAACAAGGACTTTAAAAAAGATAACATTAAAGTTTATCACATTCATGATATTGGAACAGTTTTTGGTATTGATGGGAGAGTTTCAATTGGTGTTTTACCGGCTGATGAAAATAGGGTAGCTTCAATTCTCGTTGGATTTCATAAAGATGATAAACATATATCAGTTGTAGTAAAACCAAAAAAAATTGCATTGTTGAGCATTATTATAACAAAAATTATAAGTGAAAACTTAAAATTGGATTAAATTATAATTGTCTATTTTTAATTGTTTTCCTCTACCAACAACTTCATAAAAATCAACGGCAATAATTTTTATTTTCTCATCAATCACATAGTTTTTTCCATTAGTTGATAAAAGATAAGGATTTATAAATAACATCTCTCCGTTAAACTTTACCGCCAAATAAGGCTTTCCTCCAAATGTTTTAGAGAAGTTGATGAGTTTTTCTACATCTTCTCTGTTTATATAAAATTTGCTTTTTGAAGATGATTTACACTCAAATATTAAAATCTCTCCATTTCTTCCAGCTATTAAATCAACCCCTTTACTACCTGCACTTCTAATTACCGCAAATCCTTCCTTTTCTAAAAGTTTTTTTAATTCTCTCTCAAAAGTGCTTCCTTTCCTATATTTATGTCTCATTTTTGCTCCCTAATACTTTTTCAATGATATTTTTAAACTCTTCTACCGATATTTTTTTCTCTTTTTCTATCAATTCATTTTCTTTAGCTAAAACTTCTTCCATTGGCTTTAACCCTTCTTTTTCAAGTTTATCTAATGCTAAACCAATTTTATCTAAAACCGCTTGCTCAGCCTCTAATTGATGGAAACCCTCTCTTGGCCCCCCTCCTCTAAATGCTCTACATCTTCTTTTATCCCAAATAGGGTAGCCCCTATCTTTACAAAATATTCTATTCTTTTCATAATTTCTAATTTCTTGAGCTAATTTATCTACCAACTCTTCTTCTCCTTCAATATATGCCCCAAAACATGTCTCTTTTACAATAATTGGTAGATTTAATGAGTTTAAATACCTCACTAATTTACCTGGGGTTGTTAAGGCATTTTCAGCTAAGACTATGACTTTTGTTTTTTTCATTATTTCACCATATTTTAATATTAATTTAAAATTTTCTTTTTATATTTTATAAATGTTGTCATTCAATTAAACACCAACCAAAGCTCTAAAAAAGAAAAAATTGGGTTAAATTATTTTTGATATAAAAATAGCAAAAAAGAATAAATAAAATTTAGCTTAGAATTATAAATCTCTTGGGTCTACAAGTTCTCCTTTAACAGCACATGCAGCAGCTGTTATTGGTGATGCTAAGTAAATCTCTGCTTCCAATGAACCTTGTCTACCTCTAAAGTTTCTGTTTGATGTTGAAACACAAACTTCTCCAGGACCTAAAACTCCATATAATGAACCCATACATGCAGAGCATGAAGGATTAGTGACAACACATCCATACTTTAAGAATTTCTCAATTATTCCTTCTTTTAATGCCTTTAAATATTCTTCTCTTGAAGCTGGGGTAACTACAACTCTAACTCCTTTAGCAATTCCTCCATGCTTTTCAATGATTTCAATAGCCATTCTTAAATCTTCTAATCTTCCGTTTGTACAGCTTCCTATGAATACTTGGTCTATTGGTTTTCCTGCAACTTCTCTTGCCTGCTTAACATTATCTACGTTGTGTGGGCATGCAAAGACTGGCTCTATCTTATCTGCTTCAATCTCATAAACCTCTGCAAATTCTGCATCTTCATCTCCTTTTATTACTTCAAATGGTCTTTCAGTTCCATGCTTCTTCATAGCTTCTTTTACATACTGTATTGTTTTTTCATCTGGCTCTATAATTCCTGTCTTTCCACCCATCTCTATAGCCATGTTTGTCATGGTCATTCTTGAGGCAATACTCATTTTTTTAACTGTTTCTCCTCCAAACTGACATGCTTTGTAAGTGGCTCCATCAACACCAACTTCTCCTATAATACTTAAAATTACATCCTTTGAAGTAACGTAAGGTTTTAATTCACCAGTAATGTTGAAGTATATTGTTTCAGGAACTTTAAACCATAATTTGCCTGTTGCAAATACGTGAGCCATGTCTGTTGAACCAATTCCTGTAGCAAATGCTCCTAAAGCTCCGTGTGTGCATGTATGGCTGTCAGCACCAACAACAACTTCTCCAGGAGCTATATGTCCTTTCTCAGGCAATACTTGATGACAAACTCCTTCTCTAATATCGTAGAAGTATTTAATGCCCTGTTCTTTAACAAATTTTCTCATTAATATATGGTTTTCAGCTGCTTTTATGCTATCAGCAGGAACTTGGTGGTCAAATAAGATAACAATTTTCTCTGGGTCCCAAACTTTCTCAATTCCATATTCTTTTAATGTATTAACTGTTAAAGGCCCTGTAATGTCATGAACCATTGCTACATCTATATTTGCCATTACAATATCTCCTGGGCTAACCTCTTTCTTTCCAGAAGCTTTTGCCAATATCTTTTCAACAATTGTCATTCCCATACTTTCACCTTATCAATTAATTGATAAATGTTTAAGAATGATGGTGCAATTATATTTATAATAGTCATATAAAAAACTTAATAGGACTTTCGCACTTTATATATTAACTTTGGAACTTGGATGCTAAAGGTATCATTAACAGGTTGAATGCACTTCAAATATTTATTAAGGCAATTTTGAAGCCATCGGCTTCAATTAACCTGTTAATTTTCCTTATAAATATTTATTCCTGCGAAAGTCCTATTAATCAAAATAGTCCTCGATGATGAGTAGCAAAAACTGAAAATGTGATGAGCCCTTTGGGGTATCTGAGAGGAACTATTTTTTATAAAATAGGTTTATAATTGTTTTATATCAATATTTTAATCAAGCATCCAAATATCTATGATATCTCCTTCGTTCTTTTCTAATTCATTTTCTTTTATTATAGCTAATCCATCAGCATCCAATATTGAAGTTAATATATTGGAGCCTTTAAATGTTGGATAAGCAATTCCATTTTTTAATTTCACAGGCCTTAAATATAAAAAATCTGGCTCTGAAATTATTTTTTCAGATAAT is from Methanocaldococcus bathoardescens and encodes:
- a CDS encoding methanogenesis marker 6 protein, translating into MKKTKVIVLAENALTTPGKLVRYLNSLNLPIIVKETCFGAYIEGEEELVDKLAQEIRNYEKNRIFCKDRGYPIWDKRRCRAFRGGGPREGFHQLEAEQAVLDKIGLALDKLEKEGLKPMEEVLAKENELIEKEKKISVEEFKNIIEKVLGSKNET
- the leuC gene encoding isopropylmalate/citramalate isomerase large subunit; this encodes MGMTIVEKILAKASGKKEVSPGDIVMANIDVAMVHDITGPLTVNTLKEYGIEKVWDPEKIVILFDHQVPADSIKAAENHILMRKFVKEQGIKYFYDIREGVCHQVLPEKGHIAPGEVVVGADSHTCTHGALGAFATGIGSTDMAHVFATGKLWFKVPETIYFNITGELKPYVTSKDVILSIIGEVGVDGATYKACQFGGETVKKMSIASRMTMTNMAIEMGGKTGIIEPDEKTIQYVKEAMKKHGTERPFEVIKGDEDAEFAEVYEIEADKIEPVFACPHNVDNVKQAREVAGKPIDQVFIGSCTNGRLEDLRMAIEIIEKHGGIAKGVRVVVTPASREEYLKALKEGIIEKFLKYGCVVTNPSCSACMGSLYGVLGPGEVCVSTSNRNFRGRQGSLEAEIYLASPITAAACAVKGELVDPRDL
- the hjc gene encoding Holliday junction resolvase Hjc, with protein sequence MRHKYRKGSTFERELKKLLEKEGFAVIRSAGSKGVDLIAGRNGEILIFECKSSSKSKFYINREDVEKLINFSKTFGGKPYLAVKFNGEMLFINPYLLSTNGKNYVIDEKIKIIAVDFYEVVGRGKQLKIDNYNLIQF